A region of Longimicrobium sp. DNA encodes the following proteins:
- the gltX gene encoding glutamate--tRNA ligase — protein MADQVRVRFAPSPTGYLHVGGARTALFNWLIARKLGGVFVLRIEDTDRERSTDESTRTILDGMTWLGLGWDEGPVHQADGFPRHRADAERLLAEGKAYRCFCTPEELNAKREAMGKEYRYDRACMAIPRAESDDRAAAGEPFTVRFRVPEGTTEWDDVVHGVTTFDNASIEDFVVLRTDGTPIYNMAVVSDDIDMRITHVVRGDDHIANTPKQILLYQALGAPVPVFGHLPMILGEDGKKLSKRHGATAVGDYAQMGILPEALFNFLALLGWNPGDEREVMEKEELVEAFSLERINKKAAVFDTEKLLWMNGQYLAQKTAEELLPLVVPQLVADGLVSQADADARPEWLALLVDVLKVRSRSTLEIAPQARPLLGDAVEYDEAAVAKHWKDPATAERLQAVRDVLARLEPWTPEAIEPALRETAESVGVGFGKVAQPLRVALTGSAASPGIDAVLWIMGRERALGRIDAALGRIGSGAGVE, from the coding sequence ATGGCAGACCAGGTCCGCGTCCGCTTCGCGCCCAGCCCCACCGGCTACCTGCACGTGGGCGGCGCCCGCACGGCGCTCTTCAACTGGCTCATCGCCCGCAAGCTGGGCGGCGTGTTCGTGCTGCGCATCGAGGACACCGACCGCGAGCGCAGCACCGACGAGAGCACGCGCACCATCCTCGACGGGATGACCTGGCTGGGGCTGGGGTGGGACGAGGGCCCGGTCCACCAGGCCGACGGCTTCCCGCGCCACCGCGCCGACGCCGAGCGCCTCCTGGCCGAGGGGAAGGCGTACCGCTGCTTCTGCACCCCCGAGGAGCTGAACGCGAAGCGCGAGGCGATGGGGAAGGAGTACCGCTACGACCGCGCCTGCATGGCCATCCCCCGCGCCGAGAGCGACGACCGCGCCGCCGCCGGCGAGCCGTTCACCGTGCGCTTCCGCGTCCCCGAGGGCACCACGGAATGGGACGACGTGGTGCACGGGGTGACGACGTTCGACAACGCCAGCATCGAGGACTTCGTCGTCCTGCGCACCGACGGCACGCCCATCTACAATATGGCCGTGGTGAGCGACGACATCGACATGCGCATCACCCACGTGGTGCGCGGCGACGACCACATCGCCAACACGCCCAAGCAGATCCTGCTCTACCAGGCGCTCGGCGCGCCCGTCCCCGTCTTCGGCCACCTTCCCATGATCCTGGGCGAGGACGGGAAGAAGCTCAGCAAGCGCCACGGCGCGACGGCCGTCGGCGATTACGCGCAGATGGGGATCCTCCCCGAGGCGCTGTTCAACTTCCTGGCGCTGCTCGGCTGGAACCCGGGCGACGAGCGCGAGGTGATGGAGAAGGAGGAGCTGGTCGAGGCCTTCTCGCTCGAGCGCATCAACAAGAAGGCGGCGGTGTTCGACACCGAGAAGCTGCTGTGGATGAACGGCCAATACCTGGCGCAGAAGACGGCGGAGGAGCTCCTCCCGCTGGTCGTGCCGCAGCTGGTGGCCGACGGGCTGGTGTCGCAGGCCGACGCCGACGCGCGGCCGGAGTGGCTGGCGCTGTTGGTGGACGTGCTGAAGGTGCGCTCGCGCTCGACGCTCGAGATCGCGCCGCAGGCCCGGCCGCTGCTGGGCGACGCGGTGGAGTACGACGAGGCGGCGGTCGCGAAGCACTGGAAAGACCCGGCGACCGCGGAGCGGCTGCAGGCCGTCCGGGACGTTCTTGCCCGGCTGGAGCCGTGGACGCCGGAAGCGATCGAGCCGGCGCTGCGCGAGACGGCGGAATCCGTGGGCGTGGGGTTCGGCAAGGTGGCGCAGCCGCTGCGCGTGGCGCTCACCGGAAGCGCGGCCAGCCCCGGAATCGACGCCGTGCTGTGGATCATGGGACGCGAGCGCGCGCTGGGGCGGATCGACGCCGCGTTGGGGCGCATCGGGAGCGGCGCGGGGGTCGAATAG